A stretch of Phoenix dactylifera cultivar Barhee BC4 chromosome 16, palm_55x_up_171113_PBpolish2nd_filt_p, whole genome shotgun sequence DNA encodes these proteins:
- the LOC103700865 gene encoding 40S ribosomal protein S19-like — protein sequence MEAARTVKDVSAHEFVKAYAAHLKRSGKMELPHWTDIVKTGRFKELAPYDPDWYYIRAASMARKIYLRQGIGVGGFQKIYGGRKRNGSRPPHFCKSSGAIARHILQQLQEMAIIDFDPKGGRMITSQGRRDLDQVAGRVVVAP from the exons ATGGAGGCGGCCAGGACGGTGAAGGACGTCTCGGCCCACGAATTCGTCAAGGCGTACGCCGCCCATCTCAAGCGCTCCGGCAAG ATGGAGCTTCCTCACTGGACAGATATTGTCAAGACTGGAAGATTTAAGGAGCTTGCTCCATACGACCCTGATTGGTACTACATCAGAGCTG CTTCTATGGCAAGGAAGATATATCTGAGACAGGGTATTGGAGTTGGTGGTTTCCAAAAGATTTATGGAGGGCGCAAGAGGAATGGAAGCCGCCCCCCGCATTTCTGCAAAAGCAGTGGGGCAATAGCTAGGCACATTCTGCAACAGTTGCAGGAGATGGCCattattgattttgatcctaaaGG GGGAAGGATGATTACCTCCCAGGGACGGCGTGATCTTGATCAGGTTGCTGGAAGAGTTGTAGTTGCTCCTTGA